The following proteins come from a genomic window of Gimesia chilikensis:
- the argB gene encoding acetylglutamate kinase: MEDAVRKAVVLIEALSWIRRFRGRYVVIKLGGSALEEEAAVKSFLTDVIFMRTVGMYPILVHGGGKAISQAMNEAGIEPHFVNGRRYTDEKTLEIATGVLANQISESLAQEIRAQGAQAEPLHFGTRNCLRGEQLTLQAEDGSPIDLGHVGYVNDIDQGLLAEVCQSDAIPVIPSVALDASGQKLNVNADTAAAALARILKAEKLVFLSDVPGIFLDRHDPGTLVSHLETERCRALIKDGTIESGMVPKVDAALEALASGVGKVHIVDARLPHSILLEIYSDRGIGTEIVK; encoded by the coding sequence GTGGAAGATGCCGTTCGTAAAGCAGTCGTCCTGATTGAAGCGTTAAGCTGGATTAGAAGATTTCGAGGACGCTACGTGGTCATCAAACTGGGGGGGAGTGCCCTCGAAGAAGAGGCTGCAGTCAAAAGTTTTTTGACCGATGTCATCTTCATGCGCACCGTGGGCATGTATCCGATCCTGGTACATGGCGGCGGAAAAGCGATCAGTCAGGCCATGAATGAAGCCGGCATCGAACCTCATTTCGTGAACGGACGGCGCTATACTGATGAGAAAACACTGGAAATCGCTACCGGCGTATTGGCGAATCAGATCAGTGAATCACTGGCTCAGGAGATCCGCGCCCAGGGAGCCCAGGCAGAACCCCTGCATTTCGGCACCCGAAACTGTCTGCGCGGTGAGCAACTGACACTACAGGCCGAGGATGGCAGTCCCATCGACTTGGGACACGTGGGCTATGTCAATGATATTGATCAGGGACTCCTTGCCGAGGTCTGTCAGTCAGATGCGATTCCGGTGATTCCCTCGGTCGCCCTGGATGCTTCCGGACAGAAGCTGAACGTGAATGCAGACACAGCTGCCGCAGCCCTGGCCCGGATCCTCAAAGCGGAAAAACTGGTCTTTCTCAGCGATGTGCCGGGAATTTTCCTGGATCGACACGATCCGGGGACACTGGTATCCCATCTGGAAACAGAACGCTGCCGGGCACTGATTAAAGATGGCACGATCGAATCCGGAATGGTTCCCAAGGTCGACGCTGCCCTGGAGGCCCTGGCCAGCGGTGTGGGAAAAGTGCACATCGTTGACGCCCGACTGCCCCATTCGATTCTGCTGGAAATTTATTCTGATAGAGGGATCGGAACGGAAATCGTTAAATAG
- a CDS encoding ABC transporter ATP-binding protein — translation MIEVRDVTKVHQSGETEVHALRGVSCRFPGHTFSFILGPSGSGKSSLLYLMGALDSPTSGEIFVQNRSLAALSQSERDTYRREKVGFVFQNFNLLKNLNALENVLAPYLPQGVTAEQKERARELLKQVGLEQRITHRPNQLSGGEQQRVAIARALLKRPLLILADEPTGELDTETGAEIFSCLRQMSEQYKTTVVIVTHDERYIRESDHILRLRDGKLAEDHQAEALSTDAS, via the coding sequence ATGATTGAAGTGCGAGATGTCACGAAAGTTCATCAGAGTGGTGAAACCGAAGTCCATGCACTTCGCGGCGTGAGCTGTCGATTCCCCGGTCACACATTTTCGTTCATCCTCGGGCCCTCTGGGAGTGGCAAGAGCTCATTGCTCTATCTGATGGGGGCACTCGATTCACCTACCAGCGGCGAGATCTTCGTCCAGAACCGTTCCCTGGCAGCCCTTTCCCAGAGTGAACGTGATACGTACCGTCGGGAGAAGGTAGGTTTTGTCTTTCAGAATTTCAATCTGCTGAAGAACCTGAATGCCCTGGAAAACGTGCTGGCTCCTTATCTGCCTCAGGGAGTGACTGCCGAACAGAAAGAGCGGGCGCGGGAGTTACTAAAGCAGGTGGGGCTGGAGCAGCGGATTACACATCGTCCGAATCAGCTTTCCGGCGGGGAACAGCAGCGGGTGGCGATTGCCCGGGCATTGCTCAAGCGGCCTCTGCTGATTCTGGCAGACGAACCGACGGGCGAACTGGATACCGAGACCGGCGCAGAGATATTCAGTTGCCTCAGGCAGATGAGTGAGCAATACAAGACGACGGTCGTGATTGTGACACATGACGAACGCTACATCAGGGAATCAGATCACATTCTCCGTCTGCGTGATGGCAAGCTTGCTGAAGATCATCAGGCGGAAGCATTGTCGACAGACGCGTCATAA
- a CDS encoding ABC transporter permease yields the protein MLKFAFRNLLSRSLRSFLCLMGLTIAIAGMVGLFSIAGGLEKTVAQTFGKISGIVAMQPGAPIPLFSRVPRAWGEEIKTIPGVAIVNPEIWSRVNIIDGKPVVSPPRFLFGTDLPTRTRLKHGIYRDSIYAGRFLDLNDQGQLNAVISRQIAEQHEKQVGDTIEVNGQDLQIIGLYETDSILLDVAIILDINVVREITRFDPESVSCFYIEQTGEIKNDPLVESIKDQFRDRELASWQPASLALANGSSSNLLKDLMQSLDQGLKGNPPAESKPNEAEVPVKKQSAKSTEANIKDREQESPSALEVRAAADWGDRLETFTADLDIFLGLLTGIGVLIAMLSIINTMLMSVMERIVDFGILKANGWSNRDVMLLITAESSLLGVVGGVLGGILGLIAIAIVNWKFADQIHLYASPGLLLFGVFFSTSLGVLGGLYPAWWTTRMTPIDAIRRG from the coding sequence ATGCTGAAATTTGCCTTTCGAAACCTGCTGAGCCGCTCACTGAGATCGTTTCTGTGCTTGATGGGGTTAACCATTGCCATCGCGGGCATGGTAGGCCTGTTCTCCATCGCGGGGGGACTGGAAAAGACGGTCGCCCAGACGTTTGGGAAGATTTCAGGTATTGTGGCCATGCAGCCCGGGGCCCCCATCCCCCTCTTCTCACGGGTTCCTCGCGCCTGGGGGGAAGAAATCAAAACGATCCCCGGTGTGGCTATTGTGAATCCGGAAATCTGGTCGCGGGTCAATATCATCGATGGGAAACCGGTGGTGAGTCCACCTCGCTTCCTGTTTGGAACTGATCTCCCGACCCGCACCCGGCTCAAACATGGAATCTACCGGGATTCTATTTACGCAGGCCGCTTCCTGGACCTCAATGATCAGGGCCAATTAAACGCGGTCATCAGTCGCCAGATTGCCGAGCAGCATGAGAAACAGGTGGGAGATACGATCGAGGTGAATGGTCAGGATCTCCAGATCATCGGGCTCTATGAAACAGACTCCATCCTGCTTGATGTCGCCATTATTCTGGATATTAATGTGGTTCGTGAAATCACCCGTTTTGATCCGGAGAGTGTCAGCTGTTTCTATATCGAGCAGACCGGCGAGATAAAAAACGATCCGCTCGTTGAATCGATTAAAGACCAGTTCCGGGATCGTGAGCTGGCCTCCTGGCAGCCCGCTTCACTGGCACTGGCCAATGGCTCGTCTTCCAATCTCCTCAAGGATCTCATGCAGAGCCTCGATCAGGGACTAAAGGGCAATCCTCCTGCTGAATCGAAACCGAACGAGGCTGAGGTTCCTGTGAAAAAACAGTCTGCGAAATCGACCGAAGCCAACATTAAGGATAGAGAGCAAGAATCTCCGAGTGCCCTGGAAGTCCGGGCGGCTGCGGACTGGGGAGATCGTCTGGAAACCTTTACCGCGGATCTGGATATCTTTCTGGGACTGCTGACAGGCATCGGTGTGTTGATTGCCATGCTGAGCATCATCAATACGATGTTGATGAGCGTGATGGAGCGGATTGTTGATTTCGGAATTCTGAAGGCCAATGGCTGGTCCAATCGGGATGTAATGCTGCTGATTACTGCAGAGAGCTCGTTACTGGGCGTTGTTGGCGGTGTTCTGGGTGGAATCCTGGGGCTGATCGCGATTGCAATCGTCAACTGGAAGTTCGCAGACCAGATTCACCTCTATGCCAGCCCGGGGTTGTTACTGTTTGGCGTGTTCTTCAGTACCAGCCTGGGAGTTCTGGGCGGCCTGTATCCCGCCTGGTGGACGACCAGGATGACGCCCATTGATGCGATTCGACGCGGTTAA
- a CDS encoding DnaJ C-terminal domain-containing protein produces MSKRDYYEILGVSRSASADEIKKAYRKLSRKYHPDMAPDDKTADQKFKEVQEAYEVLRDENKRKQYDQFGHAFQHAGQGGGGGGYYQAGGGGGGPVDFEDLFGGGGIDLGDLFGGAFRGAKRSQPRPQKGESKRLQIEIPFHLAAVGGQHEISVQRGSSTERLTIKIPAGVDNGSVIRLSGQGGPGVHGGPTGDLLITLKVGSHPYFKRDGSNLLLEVPITLTEAALGAKVDVPTLSEGEVTVTIPAGTSSGSKLRLRGKGITNQKTKQPGDQICSIKIVAPKDLSDQEKELYEQLQQLKHDNPRSKVW; encoded by the coding sequence ATGAGTAAACGCGATTATTACGAGATCCTGGGAGTTTCCCGCAGCGCTTCTGCAGATGAAATCAAGAAAGCGTACCGCAAACTGTCCCGTAAGTATCATCCCGATATGGCTCCGGACGATAAAACCGCTGATCAGAAATTCAAGGAAGTCCAGGAAGCCTACGAGGTCTTGCGCGACGAGAATAAACGCAAACAGTACGACCAGTTCGGCCACGCATTCCAGCATGCCGGCCAGGGCGGTGGCGGCGGAGGTTACTATCAGGCCGGAGGCGGTGGTGGTGGCCCTGTTGACTTCGAGGATCTGTTCGGCGGAGGAGGCATCGATCTGGGAGACCTGTTCGGCGGTGCGTTTCGTGGTGCCAAGCGTTCTCAGCCCCGTCCGCAGAAAGGGGAATCGAAACGTCTGCAGATTGAAATTCCCTTCCACCTGGCAGCGGTCGGCGGACAGCATGAAATCAGCGTCCAGCGGGGAAGTTCTACCGAACGACTGACAATCAAAATCCCGGCGGGCGTCGATAATGGCTCCGTCATCAGACTCAGTGGTCAGGGAGGCCCCGGAGTTCACGGTGGTCCCACCGGCGATTTACTGATTACACTTAAGGTCGGCAGTCACCCCTATTTCAAGCGGGACGGAAGCAATCTGCTGCTGGAAGTTCCCATCACCCTGACCGAAGCGGCCCTCGGAGCGAAAGTTGATGTTCCGACTCTTTCCGAAGGGGAAGTCACGGTGACAATTCCCGCAGGTACATCCAGTGGTAGCAAATTGCGACTACGAGGTAAGGGAATCACAAATCAGAAAACCAAACAACCGGGTGACCAGATCTGCTCGATCAAAATCGTGGCCCCCAAAGACCTGAGTGATCAGGAAAAAGAACTCTACGAACAACTGCAGCAACTGAAACACGATAATCCCCGTTCGAAAGTATGGTGA
- the rnpA gene encoding ribonuclease P protein component yields the protein MKQYGHPPTNRIRSQQDFAAIYEARQRAGDQNLLLFAIRNSLGHCRLGVSVSKKNGNAILRARKKRLLREAFRLIRHRLPANLDLIAIPRPDVDGDLKAYQQSFQRLTRKLDQRLPTVESP from the coding sequence TTGAAACAATACGGCCACCCTCCTACAAACCGGATTCGCAGTCAGCAGGATTTTGCTGCAATCTACGAAGCGCGCCAGCGGGCCGGAGACCAGAATCTGCTGTTGTTTGCGATTCGCAACTCACTGGGGCACTGTCGGCTGGGGGTCAGTGTTTCTAAAAAAAACGGGAATGCGATCCTGCGAGCCAGAAAGAAAAGACTGCTGCGGGAAGCATTTCGCCTGATCCGTCATCGGTTACCTGCAAACCTGGATCTGATCGCGATCCCGCGTCCTGATGTAGATGGGGACCTGAAAGCGTATCAGCAGTCCTTCCAACGTCTGACACGGAAACTGGACCAACGTCTGCCAACAGTTGAAAGCCCATGA
- the yidD gene encoding membrane protein insertion efficiency factor YidD gives MKATLASIGRFLYQLPAMILIGLVRVYQMTLSHLIGKQCRFHPTCSAYFIEAVKKYGAMKGSVKGILRICRCHPFHPGGYDPP, from the coding sequence ATGAAAGCCACGCTTGCCAGCATTGGCCGATTTCTCTATCAACTGCCGGCCATGATTCTTATTGGCCTGGTTCGCGTCTACCAGATGACACTCAGCCACCTGATCGGAAAACAGTGTCGCTTCCACCCGACCTGCAGCGCCTATTTCATTGAAGCCGTAAAAAAATACGGAGCCATGAAAGGCTCCGTAAAAGGTATATTGCGTATCTGCCGTTGTCATCCCTTTCATCCGGGGGGCTATGATCCCCCTTAA
- a CDS encoding universal stress protein — MIDLKKILVPTDFSEFGQHALLYGCELAKRFGAELHLLNVVQDAVAMFPEPNMMGTSMNDLVADMQSLSEKQLAEMPGLPGSEDLSVIRKVCVGPAFLEIIRYAKEQEIDLIVIGTHGRTGLKHMLLGSVAEKVVRKAPCPVLTVSHPEHEFVMPT, encoded by the coding sequence ATGATCGATCTCAAAAAAATTCTTGTTCCCACTGACTTCAGTGAATTCGGGCAGCACGCTCTGCTCTATGGATGTGAATTAGCCAAACGTTTTGGAGCCGAATTACACCTGCTGAACGTAGTACAGGATGCGGTCGCCATGTTTCCGGAACCCAATATGATGGGGACCTCCATGAATGACCTGGTGGCTGACATGCAGAGCCTGTCAGAAAAGCAGCTGGCAGAAATGCCGGGACTTCCCGGATCAGAGGATCTTAGTGTCATCCGCAAGGTCTGTGTGGGACCAGCCTTTCTGGAGATCATCAGATATGCCAAGGAGCAGGAAATCGATCTGATTGTGATCGGCACCCACGGGCGAACTGGCCTCAAGCATATGCTGCTGGGAAGCGTCGCAGAGAAAGTGGTCCGCAAAGCCCCCTGCCCGGTACTGACGGTTTCCCACCCGGAACACGAATTTGTGATGCCAACCTAG
- a CDS encoding 2Fe-2S iron-sulfur cluster-binding protein produces MPKLTVENVGEFDVEPGKRLVLALTDDAQIDQLHACGGAGRCTTCRVEFIEGEPDKMTVAEKNTLEAREVTGCRLSCQILCDHDMTVRAISRLEGSGRADAGNRPNDEIEPQPVEWVEK; encoded by the coding sequence ATGCCAAAACTGACAGTAGAAAATGTAGGAGAATTCGATGTGGAACCAGGCAAGCGTCTGGTTTTAGCCCTGACGGACGATGCCCAGATCGATCAATTACATGCCTGCGGAGGCGCAGGACGCTGTACGACATGTCGGGTTGAGTTCATCGAAGGCGAACCGGACAAAATGACGGTCGCTGAGAAAAACACCCTGGAAGCCCGCGAAGTTACCGGTTGCCGCCTGAGCTGTCAGATCCTCTGCGATCATGATATGACTGTCCGGGCCATCAGTCGTCTGGAAGGCAGCGGCCGTGCCGATGCCGGCAATCGCCCCAATGATGAGATTGAACCTCAGCCTGTTGAATGGGTTGAAAAATAA
- a CDS encoding prenyltransferase/squalene oxidase repeat-containing protein, which produces MHKTLIGILFSVWLTLCGADSTFAKNRDPKYQKAVSNALEYLAREQRRQGYWEANGGQYRVAMTALAGNALLAEGSTTTRGKYARNIQNAVDYLLEMSQPNGLIGYKNDYHYTYGHGYSMVFLSQVYGEEEDALRREELKKVLIKAVEFCASAQTTRGGWGYVSAKDGNDFDEGSTCITQVQGLRACRNAGIPVDKKIIDRAKKYISDCTTQEGGVQYSIRGGGARPAITAAACAALFNAGEYDSDHLKNMLDYCKKNVWPGGNANRYFGHWHYAHFYYAQVMYRGENKDWDKYIKDIGQQILRKQSASGAWMEGHVGPVYTTAINATILQLDNGYLPIYQK; this is translated from the coding sequence ATGCACAAAACTCTGATCGGAATCCTTTTCTCAGTCTGGTTGACTCTGTGTGGAGCAGACTCCACCTTCGCCAAGAACCGCGATCCCAAGTACCAGAAGGCCGTTTCGAACGCACTGGAATACCTGGCTCGTGAACAACGACGACAGGGTTACTGGGAAGCCAATGGGGGCCAGTACCGGGTCGCGATGACGGCGCTCGCCGGCAATGCGCTGCTGGCCGAAGGCTCGACGACTACTCGCGGGAAGTACGCCCGCAACATTCAGAATGCCGTCGATTACCTGCTGGAAATGAGTCAGCCGAACGGGCTGATCGGGTACAAGAACGACTATCATTACACCTATGGCCACGGCTATTCGATGGTCTTTCTTTCCCAGGTTTATGGTGAGGAAGAGGATGCCCTGCGTCGAGAAGAACTCAAAAAAGTCCTGATCAAGGCGGTGGAGTTTTGCGCCAGCGCTCAAACCACCCGTGGAGGCTGGGGCTATGTCTCCGCCAAAGATGGGAACGACTTCGATGAAGGTTCGACCTGCATCACCCAGGTTCAAGGCTTACGCGCCTGCCGTAACGCGGGCATTCCGGTCGACAAAAAAATCATCGACCGGGCCAAAAAGTACATCTCTGATTGTACGACTCAGGAGGGTGGGGTGCAGTACAGCATCCGTGGGGGCGGTGCCCGTCCCGCGATCACCGCCGCTGCCTGTGCCGCATTATTCAATGCCGGAGAATACGACTCCGATCACCTGAAAAACATGCTGGATTACTGTAAGAAAAATGTCTGGCCTGGCGGAAACGCCAACCGGTATTTTGGGCACTGGCATTACGCCCACTTTTACTATGCCCAGGTCATGTACCGTGGAGAAAACAAGGATTGGGACAAGTACATCAAGGATATTGGTCAGCAGATCCTGCGCAAGCAGTCGGCTTCCGGTGCCTGGATGGAAGGGCATGTAGGGCCCGTCTATACCACCGCTATCAATGCCACGATTCTGCAGCTCGATAACGGTTATCTGCCCATCTATCAGAAGTAG
- a CDS encoding histone deacetylase, with protein MTVFYQSKTFLQHETGSHPESPQRLQAVMDEVAAKQIAGLTVENDPIIKIGQEIERVHSTDYLKSVQQFCADGGGRIETDTVVCPRSFEVAQYAAGCAVKAVDQVLLGKTKRIFCAVRPPGHHALSKQAMGFCLINNVAVAAKHAVAQHKLNRVLIVDWDVHHGNGTQDIFYEEDQVYFYSAHRHPFYPGTGMGDETGTGKGLGTIWNLPLAFGISREDYFKKFERMLLQAAEKCQPELVLISAGFDAHKEDPIGSLGLETEDFGRLTRLVAGVANQYCEGRIVSLLEGGYNPQRLAESVVCHLQELGAA; from the coding sequence ATGACCGTTTTTTACCAGAGCAAAACCTTTCTGCAACACGAAACCGGATCTCACCCCGAAAGCCCTCAACGCTTACAGGCCGTGATGGACGAAGTGGCAGCGAAACAGATTGCCGGTCTGACAGTGGAGAACGATCCGATAATCAAAATCGGACAGGAGATTGAACGCGTCCATTCCACCGACTATTTGAAATCAGTGCAGCAGTTTTGCGCGGATGGTGGAGGGCGGATTGAGACTGATACGGTCGTCTGTCCCCGGTCTTTCGAAGTCGCCCAGTATGCAGCCGGCTGTGCTGTTAAGGCGGTGGATCAGGTGTTACTGGGGAAAACGAAACGGATCTTCTGTGCAGTGCGGCCGCCGGGGCATCATGCACTCTCAAAACAGGCGATGGGGTTCTGCCTGATCAACAATGTGGCTGTAGCTGCGAAGCATGCAGTCGCTCAGCACAAGTTGAATCGGGTCCTGATTGTGGACTGGGATGTACATCATGGTAACGGCACCCAGGATATCTTTTACGAAGAAGACCAGGTCTATTTCTATTCCGCGCACCGTCATCCATTTTATCCTGGAACCGGGATGGGGGATGAAACGGGAACAGGGAAAGGGCTGGGGACAATCTGGAATCTGCCCCTGGCCTTTGGGATTTCTCGCGAAGACTACTTTAAAAAGTTTGAGCGAATGCTGCTTCAGGCCGCTGAGAAATGTCAACCGGAACTGGTGCTGATCAGTGCCGGCTTTGATGCTCATAAAGAGGATCCGATCGGCTCGTTGGGGCTGGAGACGGAAGACTTTGGCCGATTAACCAGACTCGTGGCTGGCGTGGCGAACCAGTATTGTGAAGGCCGTATCGTCAGTCTGCTGGAAGGAGGCTACAACCCCCAGCGACTGGCAGAGTCTGTGGTCTGCCATCTGCAGGAGTTAGGGGCTGCCTGA
- a CDS encoding HEAT repeat domain-containing protein, whose amino-acid sequence MRQSRCSYEAFSVTEVPAARITGFFLLVAGLFFADSSLLFGQNEAPANPPEAKQQDDKALSEYKPLMKPEEAVNFRKTKLRDFDELLRGGKISSSADKKLIADGARYQLYLMTFKNDPNKPENATDLKKLRANILRDIQFSGRVSGNYQARELYLEELTKQAPDLFDNHRLVRFSAVVLLSELDLRDEDRRKKTKRTAYTLAYAPLLKVIESKTQPTEVKIVAANGLGRIGEMGDPSNALRVKIAEALIPQLKNSIQDHSWYQRSLVDALGSLGITDNLARQPVVVDALLDAMKNPKRTWGVRSAAAYNIGKLPLNSRSDIKLITYSIVDLTRKMVTEYNKNNNARFWKRCFWNVYLAFKPANQGSEEGLTQKKVNQTVVNDAYKQIIKPVATIVQPGNTPKIGADVTKSMDDWLKKNLPKNFRVAPVQVKPNNQQVAEGN is encoded by the coding sequence GTGCGACAATCCAGATGCTCGTATGAGGCCTTTTCAGTAACTGAAGTGCCAGCCGCCAGAATTACTGGTTTCTTTCTGCTGGTTGCCGGATTATTCTTCGCAGACAGCTCCCTGCTGTTCGGTCAGAACGAGGCTCCAGCCAATCCGCCTGAGGCAAAACAGCAGGACGATAAAGCGCTCTCTGAATACAAACCCCTGATGAAGCCGGAAGAGGCCGTCAATTTTCGCAAGACCAAATTACGCGATTTTGATGAGCTCCTGCGGGGAGGAAAAATCAGCAGTAGTGCAGACAAGAAGCTGATTGCAGATGGTGCCCGTTACCAGTTGTACCTGATGACGTTTAAAAACGATCCCAACAAACCCGAAAATGCCACCGACCTGAAAAAGCTGCGTGCCAATATTCTGCGTGACATTCAATTTTCCGGACGCGTCTCTGGTAACTACCAGGCGCGTGAACTGTATCTGGAAGAATTAACCAAACAGGCTCCCGATCTGTTTGACAATCATCGCCTGGTCCGTTTCAGTGCGGTCGTGCTGCTCTCCGAACTGGACCTGCGAGATGAAGACCGCCGCAAGAAGACCAAACGGACCGCCTACACCCTGGCATACGCTCCGTTACTGAAAGTAATCGAATCCAAAACACAACCGACTGAAGTCAAAATCGTCGCCGCCAATGGCCTGGGTCGCATCGGTGAGATGGGTGATCCCAGTAATGCTCTGCGTGTGAAAATTGCTGAAGCCCTGATTCCCCAGCTCAAGAACTCGATTCAGGATCATTCCTGGTATCAGCGGAGCCTGGTCGATGCACTGGGATCTCTGGGAATTACCGACAACCTGGCGCGTCAGCCTGTTGTTGTCGATGCTTTACTGGACGCTATGAAAAACCCGAAGCGAACCTGGGGAGTCCGTTCTGCAGCCGCCTATAATATTGGTAAGCTGCCTCTCAATTCCCGTTCCGATATTAAATTGATTACGTACTCCATTGTAGATCTGACCCGCAAAATGGTTACGGAGTACAATAAGAACAATAATGCCCGTTTCTGGAAACGCTGTTTCTGGAATGTCTACCTGGCATTCAAACCGGCAAATCAGGGTTCTGAAGAGGGTTTGACACAGAAAAAAGTCAACCAGACAGTCGTTAACGATGCTTACAAGCAGATCATCAAACCGGTGGCGACCATTGTTCAGCCCGGCAATACTCCCAAAATCGGTGCTGATGTCACCAAGTCGATGGATGACTGGCTGAAAAAGAACCTGCCTAAAAACTTCCGGGTCGCTCCCGTTCAGGTTAAACCCAATAATCAGCAGGTTGCAGAAGGTAACTGA
- a CDS encoding mandelate racemase/muconate lactonizing enzyme family protein, which produces MKIIDVRAIQPVGKNSPPDWRTSLGQILVAIDTDCGITGYGVGGGGLAGIHVVKTVLRDLLLGQSPKDISRLWDEMYQSTLAFGRKGLAIMAISGVDLALWDLKGKAEKVPVVSLLGGQPGQQLPTYCTVWNTQDLESIDSHAGYKLHLGKVSNAGQQDEMIQAIETARTLIGPDPLLMVDAWMKWTVESTIAISRAIEPFQIDWIEEPLSPDDLSGYAQLSEQSAVAIAGGEHEFTAAAFTQLIDQKLHTVLQPDVCWCGGMTELIKIYKMANRAGLRVCPHRGAEIWALHAIAALDPDPLAETGRPWMTWVTGQPEIDGGLISVTDRPGWGLTFDEQSLELVY; this is translated from the coding sequence ATGAAAATTATAGACGTTCGCGCAATACAACCCGTGGGTAAGAACTCTCCCCCCGACTGGCGTACCAGCCTGGGACAGATTCTGGTTGCCATCGATACCGACTGTGGAATCACAGGCTACGGAGTCGGCGGCGGTGGACTGGCAGGGATTCACGTCGTCAAAACCGTCTTGCGTGATCTGCTCCTCGGTCAAAGCCCCAAAGATATCTCCCGGCTCTGGGATGAAATGTATCAGTCCACGCTGGCTTTCGGACGCAAAGGTCTGGCCATCATGGCCATCAGCGGCGTTGACCTGGCTTTATGGGACCTCAAGGGGAAAGCCGAGAAAGTACCCGTAGTTTCACTCCTGGGTGGCCAACCAGGTCAGCAGCTTCCCACTTATTGCACCGTCTGGAATACGCAAGATCTGGAGTCGATTGACTCTCACGCCGGCTATAAACTGCATCTGGGAAAAGTTTCCAATGCCGGTCAACAGGATGAAATGATCCAGGCTATTGAAACCGCCCGGACACTGATCGGCCCCGATCCCCTGCTGATGGTAGATGCCTGGATGAAATGGACGGTGGAATCAACCATTGCCATTTCCCGGGCGATCGAGCCTTTTCAAATCGACTGGATTGAAGAGCCGCTCTCTCCCGATGATCTGTCCGGTTATGCACAACTCAGCGAACAGTCGGCCGTCGCCATTGCAGGAGGCGAACATGAATTTACAGCAGCAGCGTTTACTCAACTGATAGACCAGAAACTGCACACCGTTTTGCAACCTGATGTCTGCTGGTGTGGCGGTATGACGGAATTGATCAAAATCTACAAGATGGCAAATCGTGCCGGCCTGCGTGTCTGCCCCCATCGCGGTGCGGAAATCTGGGCTCTGCATGCCATCGCAGCGCTGGATCCTGACCCGTTAGCTGAAACTGGCCGGCCCTGGATGACCTGGGTCACTGGTCAACCTGAAATCGACGGGGGGCTGATCTCTGTTACAGATCGCCCCGGCTGGGGACTGACATTTGACGAACAGTCTCTTGAACTGGTTTACTGA